The following are encoded together in the Cicer arietinum cultivar CDC Frontier isolate Library 1 chromosome 2, Cicar.CDCFrontier_v2.0, whole genome shotgun sequence genome:
- the LOC140919479 gene encoding probable ubiquitin-like-specific protease 2B gives MSMFKLDPDNVKHYIVDMFLRNKESDKLFLAPYNSGAHWVLFAINAVSEVIYYLDPVHGDYTNHPGIKNMLDTALKVYRAQRGAKVSKQKSNNITWISIKCPRQTNNIDCGYYILRFMKEIVEKNKTIIPETYFANSSPSYSEEDLMELKEEWCQYVLDMKII, from the exons atgtcgatgttcaaactcgatccagacaatgtaaagcactacattgtagatatgtttttaagaaataaagaaagtgataaattgttcttggcaccatataattcagg ggcacattgggtgctatttgcaatcaatgcggtctctgaagtgatatactatttggatcccgtgcacggcgattacaccaatcaccccggaataaagaatatgctcgacac tgccttaaaagtttatcgagctcaaagaggtgctaaagtgtcgaagcagaagtctaataacattacatggatctcaataaagtgccctcgtcaaacaaataacatcgactgtgggtactacatattgagattcatgaaggagattgttgagaagaataaaactattatcccagaaacg tactttgccaattccagtccatcatattctgaggaagatctgatggaattaaaggaagaatggtgtcagtacgtgcttgacatgaaaattatttga